The following DNA comes from Weissella koreensis KACC 15510.
ACATGGAACGGGGATTAGCACTAACCAAGACGAAGAAGGCAACCTTCAAATTGAAGTTTATGTTGATTTAAACTATGGGGTCGCTATACCAAAGGTCGCTCATACAATTCAAACTCAAATTAAAACGCAAATGAATGCAATGCTCGGAATTGATGTTGAAACAATTGATGTTCACGTTGTTGGAGTTTTGTCCGAAAAACTTGAATCTGAAATTGATCCTAATAATCTTTTTGGAGATGATCAAAAGGAAGAGGACCATAAGTAATGGTGACACTAACACGACATGTAATTCGCCAAGTAACTTTGCAAACTTTGTTTGGCCTTTCAGCTAATTTAGACGCTCAACCAGAAGCAGTTATTATGCAAGCTTTAGCTGGTGATCCTGAATTAGAGAATGTGACGGAAGTTCCGGCAGAAGTCCTAGACTTAGTTCAAAAGGTTCAAGCTTATACTGATGACGCAGACTTAATGATTTCAAAATACTTGATTGAAGGTTGGACTTTGGATCGACTAAACTTGATTGATTTAGAAATTATGCGGATTGCTATTTATGAAGCTAACCAAGGTGATGTACCAACCAAAGTTGCAGTAAATGAGGCGCTTAATTTAGCAAAAGAATTTACTGATGATTCTTCAGCTAAATTCATTAATGGAATTTTATCAAAAGTATTGACATTTTAGATAAAATTACGTAGTATTAGGTAACGTTAGAAAACAAAGTAATGGCTACCCGCTATTCACCTAGAAGAATTTTGTTTCTTCGGGTCTATCGATTTCATTAATTATTGAATGAATAGCGGGTTGTCGTTGTATGCGACAATTCGCTTTTACTTTGTCTGGACAAAAATAGGAGGTAAGTACCATAGCAGCTAATGTACGCCAACCACAGCAGAAGAACGATTTGGTTAATGAAAATATCCGTGCGCATGAAGTCCGTTTGATCACCGATGATGGTGATAAAGGGGTTCTTCTAAAGGATGAGGCTCAAAAGATTGCTGACGAAGCTGAACTTGATTTAGTTTTGGTTCAAGCAAACGCAAAGCCTCCCGTTGCAAAAATCATGGATTATGGAAAATTCAAGTTCGAGAGCCAAAAGAAAGTTCGCGAACAACGAAAAAATCAAAAAACGGTCACTGTGAAGGAAATTCGTTTAAGTCCTACTATTGATTCTGGTGATTTTAATACCAAGAAAATAAATGCCAATAAATTCCTTAGTAAGGGAAATAAGATTAAGGTTTCCATTCGTTTCCGGGGTCGTGCAATTACCCACAAGGAAATTGGACGTGAAGTCATGAATCGATTTGCTGCTGAGTTAGAAGATACCGCTAAGGTTGAAGCTCGAGCAAAAATGGAGGGACGTAGCATGTTTATGGTGCTAGCCCCTAAGGACGCCAAGTAACCGCATATTATATTTGGAGGAGAAAACTCATGCCTAAGTTTAAGACACACCGCGCTTCTGCAAAGCGTTTTAAGAAGACTGCCAATGGTGGTTTGAAGTCAGCTAATGCCTACACGTCACACCGTTTCCATGGTAAGACTAAGAAGCAACGTCGCCAATTGCGTGGAACTTCAATGATGAATCACACTACGTTGAAGACATACCGTCACATGTTGAGCCGTATCTAATTTAATTAATTAGATCAGGTTTGTTAGATTTTTGTAAAGAATATTGGAGGATTAAACCATGCGAGTAAAAGGTGGAACAGTTACACGTGCGCGTCGTAAAAAGATGATCAAATTGGCCAAGGGTTACCGTGGTCAACGTCACATCAACTATAAGGTTGCTAAGCAACAAGTTTGGAAGGGTTGGGTTTATGCTTTCCGTGATCGTAAGACCACTAAGCGTAACTTCCGTAAGCTTTGGATTACACGTATCAACGCTGCTGCCCGGATGAATGGATTGTCATATTCACGTTTCATGAACGGTTTGAACTTGATGGGATCAAAGTTGAACCGTAAGATGTTAGCTGATTTGGCTATCACAGATGCAACTGCATTTTCAGCTTTGGCAGATGCAGCAAAGAAAGCTTTGACTGATAACAACCAAACTTTCCACGCTATCACACCTGCAACAACTGAAAAGGTTATTGAAATCCATACTGCCGAAGCAAAGCCTGCTAAGACAGCGGAATCAAAGCCATCTGAAAAGAATACTGTTGCTGAAATTAAAGCATATTTGGACGCCCAAGGGACTGAATACGCTTCTTCAGCAAAGAAGGCTGACTTGTTAGCTTTGGTATAAGTTTTAAAGGCATGAATTGAATTTTTTAAATTCTGCATAAAAATCAGCTGAGACATTTATGTCTTGGCTTTTTTTATAGCCAATTAAAAAAAATTATTAAGCCAAAGCTGGCAGTGATACAAGGAATGAGCGGAATTTTTTTGGATTTTAAAAATAATGATAGAAGGATGCCAAAAAAACAGCTCAATTGAATACATGCTAGCCATTGCTCAAAAGTTAGATATAAAAATTGAATAAAAAATATATCTATATCTCCATTTCCGATATATTTTTCGCAACGATTTAAATAAAGTAAACTAAAATAGATAGGCAGAGCAAGCAATAATTTATTCAAATCATAATTTAATCCATACATCCAAATAATTGGCATCCCAAACCAACTCGAAATAGCATAATATCTTATATCTTGGTAAGTAAATAAAATAAGCAAACAAAAAATAACTATTAACATAATAACCTCCATATATGTTCAGAAAGAATCGATAATTAAGGTAAACGTAACAAAAAGACACGCCCGGAAATGTTTACCATCAAAATCCCGTTATTATTGGTTTATTTTAGATAAAGTATTGCAAAAAAAAACGAGAGATGCTATTATATTCTTTGTGCTTGTAGTAAGTTGGTGTCCGCGTTAGTTCGCGCGACGTGCTGAACTAATTTTGCCGGTACCGAAAAAGTTTGGAATTTCGGATTTATTTATAAACGATACGCCCGGAATTGTGGACTAAAATAAAAAATATGGAAGGAGCCTCTTAGACATGCCTACAATTAATCAATTGGTTCGTAAGCCTCGTAAGTCAAAGAGCACGAAGTCAAAGTCACCAGCTTTGAACTTCGGTTATAACTCACAATCAAAGAAAACCATCCTTGCCCCAGCCCCACAAAAACGTGGTGTTGCAACTCGTGTTGGTACAATGACTCCTAAGAAGCCTAACTCAGCTTTGCGTAAGTACGCCCGTGTGCGTCTTTCAAACTTGATTGAAGTTACGGCATATATTCCTGGAATCGGTCACAACCTTCAAGAACACTCAGTTGTCTTGATCCGTGGTGGACGTGTAAAGGACTTGCCTGGAGTACGTTATCACATTATTCGTGGTGCTTTGGATACTGCCGGTGTTGATGGACGGATGCAATCACGTTCTAAGTACGGTGCAAAGCGCCCTAAGAAGAAGTAATTAAGGGAGGACATTAATTATGCCACGTAAGGCTTATACTAAGCAGGCAGAAGTTCTGCCTGATCCAATTTATAACTCAAAGCTTGTTTCACGTTTGATCAACCGTTTGATGCTTGATGGTAAACGTGGAACTGCTTCAACAATCTTATACGAAGCTTTTGATCGTATTAAGGAAACAACTGGTAATGAACCATTAGCAGTCTTTGAAGAAGCCATGAATAACATCATGCCTGTCTTGGAAGTCCGCGCACGTCGTGTTGGTGGATCAAATTACCAAGTTCCAGTTGAAGTTCGCCCAGAACGTCGTGTTACGTTAGGACTTCGTTGGTTGGTTTCATACGCACGTTTGCGTGGGGAACACACAATGGACGAACGTTTAGCTAAAGAAATTATGGATGCTGCTAACAATTCTGGTGCATCTGTTAAAAAGCGCGAAGATACACACAAGATGGCAGAAGCCAACCGTGCCTTTGCACACTATCGTTGGTAAGATTTGCGATAGTTTAAATCGAATTGCTAGACTAATACTTCGTTTTTAAAGTGTTAGTCTGGCTTTTTTTGATAAAAATTGGTAAGTCTATAATTAGATATTTAATTATAGATTTTAATAACAAAAACTTGCTTGTTGCTTAAACATAAATTGTTGCTTTAATTAAGGGTAATCAGCCGGGAAGGGTGGTTACTTTTAAGATTTTGCGGTATAATTCATGGTAAGCAGCTAACATGCTGAATTAAATAACAGGAGATTTTTCACAATGGCTAACACGCGTGAATACCCATTAAGCCGGACCCGTAATATCGGGATCATGGCCCACATTGACGCCGGTAAGACAACAACTACTGAGCGTATTTTGTACTATACAGGAAAGATCCACAAGATTGGTGAAACTCATGATGGAGCTTCACAAATGGACTTTATGGATCAAGAAAAAGAACGTGGAATCACGATTCAATCAGCTGCTACAACAGCTGTTTGGCATGGTTTCCATGATCAATTCAAAACAGAACCATACCGTGTCAACATCATTGACACACCAGGACACGTGGACTTCACTATCGAAGTTGAACGTTCATTGCGTGTGCTTGATGGAGCCGTAGCCGTATTGGATGGGGCTGCTGGAGTTGAACCACAAACTGAAACGGTTTGGCGTCAAGCTGAAACTTATCAAGTACCTCGTATTGTTTTCGTTAACAAGATGGATAAGTTGGGGGCTGATTTCCAAATGTCAGTTGACTCAATCAAGTCTCGTTTGGGAGCAAATGCTAAAGCTATTCAATGGCCTATTGGAACTGAAGATGACTTCGCTGGGATCATTGACTTGATCACAATGGAAGCTTTGTTCCCAGTTGATGATTTGGGTGAAAAGTGGGAACCACGTGAAATTCCTGCTGATTACAAAGAATTAGCTGAAGAAAAGTATAATGAATTGGTTGAAGCTATTGCTGATGTCGATGATGTTATCATGGATAAGTACTTGAATGGTGAAACTATTGCTCAAGACGAATTGAAGGCAGCTATCCGTCGTGCAGTCTTGGCTTTGGAATTCTACCCAGTACTTGCTGGATCAGCTTATAAAGACAAGGGTGTTCAAATGGTTTTGGACGCGGTTGTTGATTACTTGCCATCACCTTTGGATGTTAAGCCATATATTGCTACAGATCCAGATACTGATGAAGAAATTGACTTGATCGCTAACGATGAAGACCCATTCGCAGCCTTGGCCTTTAAGGTTATGACTGACCCATATGTTGGACGTTTGACTTTCGTTCGTGTTTATACCGGAACTTTGGAATCAGGTTCATATGTACAAAACACTTCAAAGGGAAAGCGTGAACGTGTTGGACGTTTGCTTCAAATGCACGCCACTGACCGGACTGAAATTGAAGAAGTCTTCTCAGGTGATATCGCGGCTGCTATTGGTTTGAAGGATACGACAACTGGAGATTCATTGACAGCTATGGATCGTCCTTTGATTTTGGAATCAATGGAATTCCCTGATCCTGTTATCCAATTGGCTATCGAGCCTAAGACTAAGGCTGACCAAACTAAGATGGGTGAAGCCCTTCAAAAGTTGGCGGAAGAAGATCCTTCATTCCGTGCCGAAACTAACCCTGAAACTGGAGATACTTTGATCTCTGGTATGGGTGAATTGCACTTGGACATCATCGTTGATCGTATGCGTCGTGAATTTAACGTTGATGCAACTGTTGGTGCACCTCAAGTTGCTTATCGTGAAGCCTTTACTAAAACCGTTGAAGCGCGTGGATACTTCAAGCGTCAATCTGGTGGTAAGGGACAATATGGAGATGTTTGGATCGAATTTAGCCCTAACGAAGAGGGAGCTGGATTTGAATTCGAAGATGCCATTGTTGGAGGAGTTGTTCCACGTGAATATATTCCTTCAGTTGAAGCTGGATTGCGTGATTCATTGAATAATGGACCACTTGCCGGATTCCCATTGGTTGACTTGAAGGCCAAGTTGTATGATGGATCATATCACGATGTCGACTCATCTGAAGCTGCCTTTAAGGTTGCCGCTTCATTAGCATTGCGTGAAGCAGCTAAGACCGCTGGAGCCGTTATCTTGGAACCAATCATGAAGGTCGATATTGTTGTACCTGAAGATAATCTTGGTGACGTTATGGGACATATCTCAGCACGTCGTGGAATGATCGAAGGACAAGAACAACGTGGAAATTCATTGATGGTTCACGGTAAGGTTCCGTTGTCAGAAATGTTTGGATATGCAACAACTTTGCGTTCATCAACACAAGGTCGTGGTACATTCCAAATGGTCTTTGATCACTATGAAGCTGTACCTAAGAGTGTTCAAGAAGATATCGTTAAGAAGTATGGTCGTGGAAGTGTTGAAGATTAATCTGATTTCAGGTTATTATTTTTAAAGCTATGATTAATGATAAAAAAGGCTGGGATATTATGTCCTGGTCTTTTTTTATTTCTTTTATTAAAAAATGATTTAAATCATAATAAGCATTAGCTAATGCTATTAAAAAACAGCATAGATATAATGTTGGTCAAATTAAGCGTATATTTGAAGATGTTGTATGATTAAAATGATGGAAATATGTAAAAATAGATGTTTTAAATTGGGAATAACATAACTAGTTTTTAAAGCAATATAGTATAATTTAAGCTAGGATTTGAAAGGTGGACAGCTAAGTGGCACAACCAATTATTGAATTTAAAAATGTTTTAAAACAATATGATGATAAAGTTATTTTAAATGGCGTTAATTTAGAAATTGAAACAGGCAAATTTTATACGTTATTGGGACCATCAGGTTCTGGTAAGACAACTATTTTACGTTTGATTTCGGGCTTTTTAGAAGCAACGAGTGGCGATATTTTATTTGATGGGCAACTAATTAATGATGTTCCAGCAGAAAAACGGCCGGTTAATACGGTATTTCAAAATTATGCGTTATTTCCAAACATGAATGTCTTTGAAAATGTTGCTTTCGGCATGAGAATAAAAGGTTTGCCCGATAATACGATCAAAGAAAAAGTGGCCGAAATGTTGGATTTAGTGAAATTATCGGGATATCAAGATCGTGAAATTAATGAGCTGTCAGGTGGTCAACAGCAACGAGTCGCAATCGCACGGGCGTTAGCAAATGAGCCTAAAGTTCTTTTATTAGATGAGCCACTTTCAGCACTGGATTATAAATTGCGAAAAGAGATGCAATATGAATTACGTGATATTCAACAAAGGTTGGGGATTACATTTATTTTTGTAACACATGATCAAGAAGAAGCTTTGGCAATGTCAGATTGGATTTTTGTTATCAATGATGGTGATATAGTTCAAAATGGTGA
Coding sequences within:
- the rpmI gene encoding 50S ribosomal protein L35, which codes for MPKFKTHRASAKRFKKTANGGLKSANAYTSHRFHGKTKKQRRQLRGTSMMNHTTLKTYRHMLSRI
- the fusA gene encoding elongation factor G, with the translated sequence MANTREYPLSRTRNIGIMAHIDAGKTTTTERILYYTGKIHKIGETHDGASQMDFMDQEKERGITIQSAATTAVWHGFHDQFKTEPYRVNIIDTPGHVDFTIEVERSLRVLDGAVAVLDGAAGVEPQTETVWRQAETYQVPRIVFVNKMDKLGADFQMSVDSIKSRLGANAKAIQWPIGTEDDFAGIIDLITMEALFPVDDLGEKWEPREIPADYKELAEEKYNELVEAIADVDDVIMDKYLNGETIAQDELKAAIRRAVLALEFYPVLAGSAYKDKGVQMVLDAVVDYLPSPLDVKPYIATDPDTDEEIDLIANDEDPFAALAFKVMTDPYVGRLTFVRVYTGTLESGSYVQNTSKGKRERVGRLLQMHATDRTEIEEVFSGDIAAAIGLKDTTTGDSLTAMDRPLILESMEFPDPVIQLAIEPKTKADQTKMGEALQKLAEEDPSFRAETNPETGDTLISGMGELHLDIIVDRMRREFNVDATVGAPQVAYREAFTKTVEARGYFKRQSGGKGQYGDVWIEFSPNEEGAGFEFEDAIVGGVVPREYIPSVEAGLRDSLNNGPLAGFPLVDLKAKLYDGSYHDVDSSEAAFKVAASLALREAAKTAGAVILEPIMKVDIVVPEDNLGDVMGHISARRGMIEGQEQRGNSLMVHGKVPLSEMFGYATTLRSSTQGRGTFQMVFDHYEAVPKSVQEDIVKKYGRGSVED
- the rpsL gene encoding 30S ribosomal protein S12; translated protein: MPTINQLVRKPRKSKSTKSKSPALNFGYNSQSKKTILAPAPQKRGVATRVGTMTPKKPNSALRKYARVRLSNLIEVTAYIPGIGHNLQEHSVVLIRGGRVKDLPGVRYHIIRGALDTAGVDGRMQSRSKYGAKRPKKK
- the infC gene encoding translation initiation factor IF-3, which translates into the protein MVNENIRAHEVRLITDDGDKGVLLKDEAQKIADEAELDLVLVQANAKPPVAKIMDYGKFKFESQKKVREQRKNQKTVTVKEIRLSPTIDSGDFNTKKINANKFLSKGNKIKVSIRFRGRAITHKEIGREVMNRFAAELEDTAKVEARAKMEGRSMFMVLAPKDAK
- a CDS encoding ABC transporter ATP-binding protein codes for the protein MAQPIIEFKNVLKQYDDKVILNGVNLEIETGKFYTLLGPSGSGKTTILRLISGFLEATSGDILFDGQLINDVPAEKRPVNTVFQNYALFPNMNVFENVAFGMRIKGLPDNTIKEKVAEMLDLVKLSGYQDREINELSGGQQQRVAIARALANEPKVLLLDEPLSALDYKLRKEMQYELRDIQQRLGITFIFVTHDQEEALAMSDWIFVINDGDIVQNGDPVDIYDEPINHFVADFIGEANIIPGVMVADNLVHFNGQNFENVDGGMRLNESVEVVIRPEDVDIVTEEVGKVIVTIDATSFRGDYFEITAYDDDHHEWQIQSTNGVPIGKRVGLTFEPKDIHIMRLNETEEDFDARLEAYDEE
- a CDS encoding Asp23/Gls24 family envelope stress response protein, which gives rise to MAAEETILLTQTENGSTRVNIRVLDIIAGLATREVEGVARLRGTFGERAKEVLGYKDQHGTGISTNQDEEGNLQIEVYVDLNYGVAIPKVAHTIQTQIKTQMNAMLGIDVETIDVHVVGVLSEKLESEIDPNNLFGDDQKEEDHK
- the nusB gene encoding transcription antitermination factor NusB; translation: MVTLTRHVIRQVTLQTLFGLSANLDAQPEAVIMQALAGDPELENVTEVPAEVLDLVQKVQAYTDDADLMISKYLIEGWTLDRLNLIDLEIMRIAIYEANQGDVPTKVAVNEALNLAKEFTDDSSAKFINGILSKVLTF
- a CDS encoding prepilin peptidase; this encodes MLIVIFCLLILFTYQDIRYYAISSWFGMPIIWMYGLNYDLNKLLLALPIYFSLLYLNRCEKYIGNGDIDIFFIQFLYLTFEQWLACIQLSCFFGILLSLFLKSKKIPLIPCITASFGLIIFFNWL
- the rpsG gene encoding 30S ribosomal protein S7, encoding MPRKAYTKQAEVLPDPIYNSKLVSRLINRLMLDGKRGTASTILYEAFDRIKETTGNEPLAVFEEAMNNIMPVLEVRARRVGGSNYQVPVEVRPERRVTLGLRWLVSYARLRGEHTMDERLAKEIMDAANNSGASVKKREDTHKMAEANRAFAHYRW